A genome region from Streptomyces xanthophaeus includes the following:
- a CDS encoding cytochrome P450 encodes MRTVQGAALDGLRARVRALAARRRPERAGRSPRGEAPLADRGPAVPGLGAGAPGRRTPVKRSLRYAAPAPAQAPVGQTTARTALAGFGVLLRGLTRPRPGEVRTSAAALRALRARHGDAPALVRTRSGRTVLVLLDAQDLRRFYAEPVSLLAAAPPDKCRGLNPEEPADSGCSRSELRAERREVSAEVLAAGRPVHPSCGTFLAALAEEARHLTAPASGVVTLDLARARYAVHRAARRIVLGDAAAADEELSGWLTQLRAESRSSRGGRARSLRSVHDRARARIEEYAARAGVDTLVGRAARHADPAGTFDPVGQAQHWLLAMDAVPDTLLRTLLLLGAHPAEQDLATAEAAAEAAAGADRGELPRLRACVRESLRLYPVVPDLIRVTRAETEWRGVRYPAGTSVLVPAAFHQRDPERVPAAHVFVPGRWKNPGADQDIRMAPFSHGGGRCPGDQLGLMATAALCAEVLRGHRVTGTRPVLDPVGPLPATLDPQGIRLRLTRR; translated from the coding sequence ATGCGTACGGTCCAAGGGGCCGCCCTCGACGGGCTCCGAGCCCGGGTACGGGCCCTCGCCGCCCGCCGCCGCCCCGAGCGAGCCGGTCGGTCACCCCGCGGTGAGGCACCGCTCGCGGACCGCGGGCCGGCCGTGCCCGGGCTGGGCGCGGGAGCCCCCGGCCGGCGGACGCCCGTAAAGCGATCGCTGCGGTACGCGGCCCCCGCCCCGGCCCAGGCCCCGGTCGGGCAAACCACCGCTCGGACGGCCCTCGCCGGCTTCGGGGTCCTGCTGCGCGGACTGACCCGGCCCCGCCCCGGCGAGGTGCGCACCTCCGCCGCCGCGCTGCGTGCCCTGCGCGCACGCCACGGGGACGCGCCCGCCCTGGTCCGCACCCGCTCCGGGCGGACCGTCCTCGTCCTCCTCGACGCGCAGGACCTGCGCCGCTTCTACGCCGAACCAGTCAGCCTCCTCGCGGCCGCCCCGCCGGACAAGTGCCGGGGCCTGAACCCCGAGGAGCCCGCCGACTCCGGCTGCTCCCGCAGCGAGCTCCGTGCGGAGCGACGCGAGGTCAGCGCCGAGGTGCTGGCCGCGGGCCGGCCCGTGCACCCCTCCTGCGGGACCTTCCTCGCGGCCCTCGCCGAGGAGGCCCGGCACCTGACCGCCCCCGCCTCCGGCGTTGTCACCCTCGACCTCGCCCGCGCCCGGTACGCCGTGCACCGCGCCGCCCGGCGGATCGTGCTCGGCGACGCGGCAGCCGCGGACGAGGAGCTGAGCGGATGGCTCACCCAGCTGCGCGCCGAGAGCAGGAGTTCGCGCGGTGGCCGGGCGCGCTCCCTGCGCTCCGTGCACGACAGGGCCCGCGCCCGCATCGAGGAGTACGCCGCCCGGGCCGGCGTCGACACCCTCGTCGGGCGGGCCGCCCGCCACGCCGATCCGGCCGGCACCTTCGACCCCGTCGGCCAGGCCCAGCACTGGCTGCTGGCCATGGACGCCGTCCCGGACACCCTGTTGCGCACCCTGCTCCTGCTCGGGGCGCACCCCGCGGAGCAGGACCTGGCCACGGCCGAGGCGGCCGCCGAAGCCGCCGCCGGTGCGGACCGGGGCGAACTGCCCCGGCTGCGGGCCTGCGTCCGGGAGTCCCTGCGGCTGTACCCGGTGGTGCCCGACCTGATCCGCGTCACCCGCGCCGAGACCGAATGGCGGGGCGTGCGCTACCCGGCCGGCACCTCGGTGCTGGTGCCCGCCGCGTTCCATCAGCGCGATCCCGAACGGGTACCGGCCGCGCACGTGTTCGTGCCCGGCCGGTGGAAGAACCCGGGAGCGGACCAGGACATCCGGATGGCGCCCTTCAGCCACGGCGGCGGCCGCTGCCCGGGCGACCAGCTCGGCCTGATGGCCACCGCCGCGCTCTGTGCCGAGGTGCTGCGCGGCCATCGGGTCACAGGCACCCGGCCGGTGCTGGACCCGGTGGGACCGCTCCCGGCGACGCTCGATCCGCAGGGCATCCGGCTCAGGCTCACCCGCCGCTGA
- a CDS encoding protein-tyrosine phosphatase family protein produces the protein MKKTRRRDRDVPGPTSPWDEIAPGLWMGGHYWTDPAGELWPVVVEDEFDLVISLFTRTGHGPGPRAEHVVAEMPDAELTPGQLHDVQRLARTAGLALDSGLTTLVRCHSGYNRSGLVVAQCLVDRGLTPAEAIARVRRGRSPWALHNEAFTSYLTAGLDIAALLVGLDP, from the coding sequence ATGAAGAAGACCCGCCGGCGCGACCGGGACGTACCCGGGCCGACTTCCCCGTGGGACGAGATCGCACCGGGCCTGTGGATGGGCGGCCACTACTGGACCGATCCGGCCGGTGAACTGTGGCCCGTCGTCGTGGAGGACGAGTTCGACCTCGTCATCAGCCTCTTCACCCGGACCGGCCACGGCCCGGGACCACGGGCCGAGCACGTCGTGGCGGAGATGCCGGACGCCGAGCTCACCCCCGGCCAGCTCCACGACGTCCAGCGCCTGGCCCGCACCGCGGGACTGGCCCTCGACTCGGGCCTCACCACACTGGTCCGCTGCCACTCGGGCTACAACAGGTCCGGTCTCGTCGTCGCCCAGTGCCTCGTCGACCGGGGACTGACACCCGCCGAGGCCATCGCCCGTGTGCGCCGCGGCCGCTCGCCATGGGCCCTGCACAACGAGGCCTTCACCTCCTACCTCACCGCCGGGCTGGACATCGCGGCGCTGCTGGTCGGGCTGGACCCCTGA
- a CDS encoding serine hydrolase, whose translation MTSLCDQATAVRALVESTDPGAVWAVGGPEGPHAGSDGEHPADAAFDVDGLAAVLVLWPVIGSLVDEGALRLHTPLAAYGDTAAEGVPAGTTAHHLLTHPGGTAALIYLARLAEQLSGSPLADLAATRVWHPLGMTGTHFADGTLRAPLADLVRFLCRLLDPAEPSAPAGISRAWTTESLRIRTGELTPARGLLWDPASHGVWTHHAPQDGGAALWISPRHRCWAVLLPTAGRGTPRTAFREAAFASTTPE comes from the coding sequence ATGACCTCCCTGTGCGACCAGGCCACCGCCGTCCGGGCCCTCGTGGAGTCCACCGACCCCGGGGCGGTGTGGGCCGTCGGCGGCCCCGAGGGCCCGCACGCGGGCTCGGACGGCGAGCACCCGGCCGACGCCGCCTTCGACGTGGACGGCCTTGCCGCCGTCCTCGTGCTCTGGCCGGTCATCGGCAGCCTCGTCGACGAGGGCGCGCTGCGGTTGCACACGCCGCTCGCCGCCTACGGGGACACGGCCGCGGAGGGCGTCCCCGCCGGGACCACCGCCCACCACCTCCTCACGCACCCGGGCGGGACCGCCGCCCTCATCTACCTCGCCCGCCTCGCCGAGCAGCTCTCCGGCAGCCCGCTCGCCGACCTCGCGGCCACCCGGGTCTGGCACCCCCTGGGGATGACCGGCACCCACTTCGCCGACGGCACCCTTCGCGCGCCCCTCGCTGACCTCGTCCGCTTCCTGTGCCGCCTCCTGGACCCGGCGGAGCCGTCGGCCCCGGCGGGCATCAGCCGCGCCTGGACCACCGAGTCGCTCCGGATCCGCACCGGTGAACTCACCCCCGCCCGCGGCCTGCTCTGGGACCCCGCCTCGCACGGGGTCTGGACCCACCACGCCCCGCAGGACGGCGGCGCGGCCCTCTGGATCTCCCCCCGGCACCGCTGCTGGGCGGTCCTCCTGCCGACCGCCGGGCGAGGCACGCCGCGCACCGCCTTCCGCGAAGCGGCCTTCGCTTCAACTACCCCTGAATGA